The genomic window TTATCTTGGGAAGTTGTTTTTCTGGTTGATAGAGGTATACaattcacatactcatgtatatgagatggtCTTGAATGAAACCTAGAGTTCATATTTCTTTCGTAGAGTCATGTTACATCGAAAcattcattttgaactttctctCTGTTTGGTTTTCGCTTGTGCATTTTTAGGAGTGTTAGGTAAACACGGAGTAAGCCATCtgttttgcaaaaaatttgtaaggtgtctattcacctcccctctagTCCTCTATCTCGATCCTACATCGAGTGAACTAGTTGATATAATACTCGTGTGTTTTAGTCGATACATTTTTTGAGTGAGCTAGTCAATATTTTTCTCGAGTATCTAGTTGAGGCTGATTAGGGTTAGTTCTCGAATTTTATCGAAGCTCGTCCGAGCTAATCGATAATTGATTATCTATAtctattcatattcatattatcagaaattaaattaaatctaaaagtgttATTATTACCAATATATTGTAGTAGAGAAGCAAATTAAACCGGTCATTTTCATCTTCATTTTTGCGGAGAGCACCCTCCAAAGTTGGGCGTGTCGACGACGGCCCTCGCACTCGTAGGCGCACGTACGTAGCACGAGGATTAATCGATGACGAACGTTCGTCCCTGCTGCGGCTGGCGGTTGGAGCATCTTAATCCAGCAATGGCGACGACGCGGCGAAGTAACAGAGAAACGGCAACATGGCCAGCTGAATCAGGTCCACCGGGCCAGGTTGAGCTGCCCGGTTCATAATTTTAGCATATCTCTGGTCCGATGCGTCTTTGATTGATCTGGTCCTTGCTTACGAAAATTAACTACCCTGATTTCTTTAGTCGCTTTGAACAGTACCGTTTGAATCAGGCCACCAAGCCACTCCAGGTCTCCTCTCCAGACTCTGCTGCTCTCGTTTTGTTTACACCTTGTTATATTAGCGTACTCAAATTTTGGTGGcactcaaattaaaaaaaagtcatATTCTCCGGATAAGAGCGAGTATAACCCACGACAGTTTCATTCCATCCCTTGGTTTGTTGCGCGAACTCCTTAAAAAAAACCGTCACGATCACGTTCTCGCCAGAGTGTGGTGTGGGTGTTACACCACGCCCCTCGGAACACGCTGCTTTTTTCGCCAAACTCTCGTGGCCGCGCGGAGCACGCAAAGCGGCCAAACAGGAACCCGAGTCAGCACCGAACGCCCGAGGCGAACCACAAAACGGCCCACCAGCAGGGGACCAGGGCCACGTTCCCCGACGCGGTTGGGAAAACAAACGGAGAGGCGCCGCAGGAACACGCGCATTCCCGTCTATAAAAGACACCCGACCTGACCGGCGCGGTGTCCGCCCAAACCAAACCTCCTGATCCACCTCCGatcggaagaagaagaagaagaagagaagatgagctACTACGGCCAGCAGCCGCCCGTCGGCGTCCCGCCGCAGCAAGGTGCGGCGGCTTATTTCTTCCCGTCTCCGTCCGGCTTCTCCTTCTGTGtttctttgcttcctttttgtGATTTGTAAGGCTAAAATCTTTGGCGTGCGGATCTCGGTTTCTTCAGGCTACCCGGGGAAGGACGGCTACCCGCCGACGGGGTACCCTCCGGCCGGATACCCCCCGCCGGCGCAGGGGTACCCGCCACAGGGGTACCCCCAGCAGGGCTACCCGCCGCAGTacgcgcagccgccgccccagcagcagcagagcagcgGGCCTTCCTTCATGGAGGGATGGTACGCTCCCCTTCTCATCTCCTCTACTTTTGTACAGCGCAGGCTCTTCATACGTTGCTAGATTCGATGTTTCCGAAATATTTCCTAGATTAGATCAAAAGTTTAGGGCTAGTTTAGAGTGTTAGCAACTTTGTTAGGATCACTGGTCAGATCTGTCCGGGGTCGCCACCTCCGCCACCGCTGGCGGCGAGTGCTTCCGGCCGGTCCGGGCGGGGCGGTGACCGTCGCGCTCGTGCGCACGTTGGCCGCGGTGGGGCCGTGACCTGACGCGTGAACCACCCTTGGAAAAGGAAGCCGCAAGCCTAGGGGCCTTGACTACAGCCCCGTTTGGATGGACTGCTTTTAGAGCTCTAGATCGGTTGAGAAAGCTATGGTGTCGGatgaattttagttgttgatttttataattaaattttagtttttaagtatattaaaaatagaaaaactcaTCTTAGTATGTTTCTCatgttttaatttatttcagttACAAGCGTTTTCTCAGTCAACTAAAGCCACATAAATCCTatcaaaaactagttttttagatagttttttatttttcttagtgAAAAGCTAGAAAAAACCTATCTTACGGCCCTTTTTCGATAAGATTACTTTTTGGAAAAATTTCTACTTGAGAAAGCGGAAATGAATTTTGATTGTTGATTTTTAAATAAACTTTTAGTCTTTCTGCACAATAAAACCTAGAAAAGTTCTTCTGAGTGTGTTTCTTAGACTCAATTTAGTCGTTTTTCAACTAGTTAAAAGCCATAAAAAATCGGGACAAAAACCAGTTTTAAAATAATCTCTgattttttctaaagaaaagaCAGAAAAGAACCTATCCAACTGGACCAGTGTCGGTCGCGACACGCAAAGGCGCACACGTACGAGTGACTGTCTCCTCCCTCCTGCTAGCGCGGGCCGTCCGATCTGAGACAGGCGGCTGGGATTGCCAGTCTCAGCGGGCACACTTTTTTCCGGGCATTTTCACATGCGCTTGGTTGTGTTCCGCACCGGTGCTGTACAAAAAAATATCCAAGGAGTAGTTGTCAGTGCGAAAGGCCGAGATTCCTTCAGAGAGAGGTCACCCAGGATAATTatatttctcttcttttttcccctACAAGGATATTATATTCTCGTTGGTAGTACTTGGTAGATGTTAGTTCTAGTGTTGTACTTAAACTATCACAATTGGAAATTGGAATATGTAGATGGATGGATGGTCATTCTGAAGGAGCATATTACTTTGCATCATCATAATGATCTTTATGTTTTGGAGAGGCACTTTTTTTTTACGTTGAATCGTAGTATTAAACTTGTGCATCGAAGTGACCTTTATATCTGTGGTGTGACAGCTTGGCCgccctctgctgctgctgcctcctGGACGCCTGCTTCTGAGGGCAACGACGCCGGATGCAAGACAGCGAGGGAAGCTACCTCATGGAAGAACTGGAACTCAACTGTGCTTGAGCTGGAGAAGAACTAGCTTTCTTGTTCTGCATcatctcctctctttctttttttctcctttatgAACCCGGTCGGTGTTGATGGGATGGCTAGCCAACTAGGCTCGTATGTGTGTATTCTGTTGATTTCTATGCTTCTGGTGGAATTCAACCCGGGATTTGTGGAATGCAAATTGGTGTTTTCTATCTGCTGTTTTGGTTGGTTTCTTCGCCATTGGTATTATCACGTTTGCGGTTTGCTTGCTTTGAAATATCTGCGCGGTAGCCGCCTGGTCTTACTCGAACCTTCTTGTTTGATCCATGGAGCATGtggattctttttcttttctccttggACCCAGAAGGTCAGAATGGAGGGTGCGCTGCTACCGCTGTAGACGCCGTAACCTGGGTCGCTGCTTCCTGCTTTGACTTCGGGGTTAGCACCTTCAGTCAGTTGTTGGTTCATAGGCTGTCAATGAGCCAAGCTCCCTCGAGTTCGACAAAAGATCGAGTCTAGTTTGAGCAAGATTATGATAGTTGTTGAGCTCGAATCGAGTTGAGTTCGACAAAAAATGGAGCCTAGTTTGAGCAAGATTACGATAGTGGTCGAGCTTAGAACGAGTTGAACTCGAGTAGCTTGTAAACTTGAAGCTTTTTAACAGCTCTATTGTATAAGCTATGCTATGTTTTTTGGCACGTTCATATAGTAGGCCAGTGACCACGTCTTCTTCCAGACTTCAGAGGGGAGAGGGACAGTTGGTAGCTCACCACAAATGTGGCCGGCACACGGAAACCCAGAGCCTCCAAAGATATTGGGAATTTGGAAGACCCACGCGCGcacacaaaaaaatatgaaacctgAAGAATGTGCAATCTGTTAGTTACATAAGTAAGCCTTAAATAAGATCATTAGCTCTAAATCAAACACTAACTTAAAGCGGAAGCGTGAACACGTACCGGAGCCTGGAGAACCCATTCGGTTCTTGATTAGTTGCTGCAGTGGCGACGATCTTCGAGTCAATTCAGCGCCCTTTAGGATCGGGAAGAGTTTTTAGGGCGTTTGGGACCTCACAGGATTTTCATACTCACCGAGAGGCGCCGGGACCCTTTATTTATATGGCGCTGCTCAACTCGGGACCGCAACCAAGAGTTGGTTGCGCCTCCGATCATGGCGCGTACGGGAATCCTAACATTTCGGTCTTGTTAGTTAGGATACGTCatccgagatcaattccaacattctcccccttgattgTAAGGCTACcatcataagcccactctcaaTGAAATAGTACACCAAAGCAAAAGATTATAGCGGCTAATTAAATGCCACTGAAACCAAAAACCCATAGCACACTATTTCATCTTGAAATGGAAAAATTCATTATTactaatgggagttggtttgcattatggtcctcttatccagaatcataggctttccaataaACTCATGCCGGCAACATGATCACAAAAAAtatggggtggtaagcctttagtaagCGGATCCGCAAGTATTGACTTAGtatttatatgcttgacacttagtctgatcctggattctatctttcacaacatgatacttaatgtcgatgtgtttggcagcaccactcgacttgttgttactcataTAGAAAACTGTgggttgattatcgcagtataatgtaagtggttttgcaatgctgtcgaccactcttagtcctgggataaagttctttagccatacagcctgcccggtagcctcataacatgccacaaactcagcttgcatcgttgaagATACTGTGAGTGTCTGTTTTGAGCTTTttcacgagatagctcctccagcgagagtgaagatataacctgacgtggatttcttagtgtctacacaccccgcaaagtctgcatccgaataaccaacgacttcaaggttatcggattctctaaatatgagcatgtggtttttagtgccttgcaaatagcgaaggactttcttaacggctttccagtggtccggtcctggatttgactgatatctgccaagcatcccggtcacaaaagctaagtcagggcgtgtacatacttgagcatacatgatgcttccgacagctgaagcataaggaaccgtcttcatttgatcaatttcatattgattccttggacattgatatggcccaaacttatcgcccttaacaataggagcaggcgtggcagagcacttatgcatattgtatttctttagtactctgtcaatgtatgtcttttgagacaaacctaatactcctttggaccgatctcgatgaatttcaatgccaagaacataagaggcttcaccgagatccttcatatcgaaattagaggaaaaatatctcttggtctcaaacagcatatccttatcactgctggccaataagatatcatccacataaagaactaagatggtgaattttccccctttaaactttatataaatgcagttatcaacttcattttctttaaagccaaaatttctgatgactttgtcaaacttgagataccactgcctAAACACttgttttagaccataaattgatttc from Phragmites australis chromosome 14, lpPhrAust1.1, whole genome shotgun sequence includes these protein-coding regions:
- the LOC133890673 gene encoding protein CYSTEINE-RICH TRANSMEMBRANE MODULE 13-like, with product MSYYGQQPPVGVPPQQGYPGKDGYPPTGYPPAGYPPPAQGYPPQGYPQQGYPPQYAQPPPQQQQSSGPSFMEGCLAALCCCCLLDACF